From a single Lolium rigidum isolate FL_2022 chromosome 7, APGP_CSIRO_Lrig_0.1, whole genome shotgun sequence genomic region:
- the LOC124672495 gene encoding pheophytinase, chloroplastic-like yields MANRVYAIDLIGYGYSDKPNPREFKESFYTFETWGEQLNTFCAEVVKTDAFFICNSIGGVVGLQAAVMEPQTCKGIVLLDISLRMLHISKQPWYGKPFIRSFQNLLRNTVVGKLFFNVVATPESVKNILSQCYHDTSAVTDELVQFILQPGLDPGAVDVFLEFICYSGGPLPEDLLPIVKCPVLVAWGEKDPWEPVELGRAYGSFDAVEDFIVLPNVGHCPQDEAPQLVNPLVESFVKLHS; encoded by the exons ATGGCAAATAGAGTTTATGCAATTGATCTAATTGGTTATGGCTATTCTGATAAGCCTAATCCACGTGAGTTTAAAGAGAGCTTTTATACTTTTGAGACTTGGGGAGAACAGTTGAACACGTTTTGTGCTGAAGTTGTCAAGACTGATGCTTTCTTCATATGCAATTCAATCGGAG GGGTCGTTGGTCTGCAGGCTGCTGTTATGGAACCTCAAACGTGTAAGGGTATTGTTTTATTGGATATTTCACTAAGGATGCTTCATATTAGCAAGCAGCCATGGTATGGAAAGCCTTTCATCAGATCATTTCAAAATCTCCTAAG GAACACTGTTGTTGGAAAGCTCTTCTTTAATGTTGTTGCAACACCAGAATCCGTGAAAAATATTCTTTCTCAG TGCTACCATGACACATCTGCTGTCACAGATGAGCTGGTTCAGTTTATTCTGCAGCCAGGGCTTGACCCTGGGGCAGTGGATGTATTCCTTGAGTTCATCTGCTACTCTGGAGGTCCTCTACCTGAAGATCTACTTCCCATAGTGAAG TGTCCAGTTTTAGTAGCTTGGGGGGAGAAGGATCCATGGGAGCCTGTGGAGCTTGGAAGAGCCTATGGGTCTTTTGATGCTGTTGAAGATTTTATCGTCTTGCCAAATGTTGGACACTGCCCACAG GATGAGGCACCTCAGCTTGTTAATCCACTTGTCGAATCATTTGTTAAACTCCATAGTTAG